Proteins encoded by one window of Candidatus Nomurabacteria bacterium:
- a CDS encoding serine hydroxymethyltransferase has product MKDIQIKKLIDAEKKRQKSVINLIASENYVSKDVLEALGSELTNKYAEGYPGRRYYGGNSIIDQVESLTIERALKLFGLTPEKWHVNVQPLSGSPANFAVYAALVPPGGKIMGMKLSSGGHLTHGQSVSMTGKFWKQVPYEVDPKTELLNYGELKKIAIAEKPNIIVAGFTAYPRIVDFKKFREIADASDALLMVDMSHFAGLVAGRVYPSPFPYADIVTTTTHKTLRGPRSAMIFVKRDAREFDKKIDKVIIPGLQGGPHENNIAGVAVALKEAMTPEYKKYAKQVVKNAAALAKELQKLGWRIISGGTDSHLILMDTWMNGEGVSGKDASNRLERAGIIVNMNTIPQDPRGVMDPSGIRLGTPAETTRGKKEKDMLTIARKIDKVLRQK; this is encoded by the coding sequence ATGAAAGACATTCAAATCAAAAAATTAATCGATGCGGAGAAAAAGCGCCAAAAAAGCGTGATTAATTTGATTGCCTCAGAAAACTATGTCTCCAAAGATGTGCTCGAAGCATTGGGTTCAGAGCTTACCAATAAGTATGCTGAAGGGTATCCAGGACGACGCTACTATGGCGGCAATAGTATTATTGACCAAGTTGAAAGTTTGACGATCGAACGAGCACTCAAACTTTTTGGACTTACACCAGAAAAATGGCATGTGAATGTACAACCGCTTTCTGGATCACCAGCAAACTTTGCTGTCTATGCTGCACTTGTACCACCAGGTGGCAAGATCATGGGTATGAAGCTCTCCTCCGGTGGACATTTGACCCACGGACAGAGTGTCTCAATGACAGGTAAATTCTGGAAGCAGGTGCCGTATGAAGTAGATCCGAAAACTGAATTATTGAATTACGGAGAACTGAAGAAAATCGCTATCGCAGAAAAGCCAAATATTATCGTTGCGGGTTTTACTGCATATCCGCGAATCGTTGATTTCAAGAAATTCCGTGAGATTGCTGATGCTTCAGATGCACTTCTTATGGTCGACATGTCCCACTTTGCAGGACTCGTAGCAGGTCGGGTATATCCATCACCATTTCCATATGCAGATATTGTCACAACGACGACACACAAGACGCTTCGTGGACCGCGCTCGGCGATGATATTCGTAAAGCGCGATGCGCGAGAATTTGATAAGAAAATCGATAAGGTTATTATCCCAGGTCTTCAGGGTGGTCCGCATGAGAATAATATTGCAGGTGTTGCAGTTGCACTCAAAGAAGCCATGACACCTGAATATAAAAAGTATGCCAAGCAAGTTGTTAAAAATGCGGCTGCACTTGCTAAAGAACTTCAAAAACTCGGCTGGCGGATAATTTCAGGAGGAACAGATTCACATCTTATTCTCATGGATACGTGGATGAATGGTGAGGGGGTTTCAGGTAAAGACGCTAGTAATCGCCTCGAACGTGCAGGTATTATTGTGAACATGAATACCATTCCTCAAGATCCTCGTGGTGTGATGGATCCTTCAGGCATACGACTCGGTACTCCAGCTGAGACAACTAGAGGCAAAAAAGAAAAAGATATGCTAACTATAGCGAGGAAGATCGATAAAGTATTACGACAAAAATAA
- the dut gene encoding dUTP diphosphatase, translated as MLLKIKKLYSDTKLPSYSHPGDVGLDMYSRESMTLLPGDQHIFFVGFALEFPEGYAAIVKDKSGMAKKGLHTMGGVYDAGYRGEYNVQLMNVGKEAYTVEIGDKIAQLILFPVTIATLEEADALSESVRGEGRFGSTGK; from the coding sequence ATGTTATTAAAAATAAAAAAACTATATTCGGATACTAAGTTACCAAGCTATAGTCATCCTGGAGATGTTGGTCTTGATATGTATTCTCGGGAATCAATGACTTTATTACCAGGCGATCAGCACATATTTTTTGTTGGATTTGCATTAGAGTTTCCAGAAGGGTATGCTGCCATCGTTAAAGATAAAAGCGGTATGGCCAAGAAAGGTCTCCACACCATGGGTGGAGTGTATGATGCTGGATATCGAGGCGAATACAACGTCCAGCTTATGAATGTAGGCAAGGAAGCATATACCGTAGAGATAGGAGATAAAATAGCTCAGCTTATACTTTTCCCTGTTACGATTGCAACATTGGAAGAAGCTGATGCACTCTCTGAATCTGTTCGAGGTGAAGGCAGGTTTGGGAGCACTGGAAAATAA
- a CDS encoding FAD-dependent thymidylate synthase — protein MNNETSDNSFVVNLEANALHRKNAIEFAIKHISTDKRIIVVDGLDPQDNAMIQAVLSRDPKSVLPHLEKLKKEGSGKIMGLFYVGYGHGSIGQCGHTTIFFENVSMLVAKAVQDSIMYIGQESSTRYLNMSLQATKNPAGTIFGENLQKESMDFYEQILADLIPELTARFPMPEHNETDVDKIQRKVTDYKKSIKAKAFDIARGFLPAGVTTYVSWHTSLQNAKKQLDYLTQHPVAEVSVLATQAMQAMKEVYPESFGHKEHPEQTVYLAHLAGKYAYWDLKYDSFSILKNTLSPHELCQYEELMTKRPEYAELPSFLNECGQIRATFPLDFGSFRDMQRHRPWVNKMPLLHTDFGFFEWYLEQLPQVLRNRAEKHLEKFEANLQEIKLSREELQNYILMGYTVQTQTTGGLPQYVYVCELRTKQTVHPTFRKPEQQMATYLQEWFKENVGFDLPLYVNMDTDEFSTKRGTQDIVKKEVI, from the coding sequence ATGAATAACGAAACAAGTGACAATTCTTTTGTTGTAAATCTTGAAGCAAACGCACTTCACCGAAAAAATGCAATCGAGTTTGCAATAAAACACATTTCAACTGATAAACGGATTATAGTTGTTGATGGTCTTGATCCTCAAGACAATGCAATGATTCAGGCAGTTTTATCTCGTGACCCAAAAAGTGTTCTCCCTCATCTAGAGAAACTCAAAAAGGAAGGTTCTGGAAAAATTATGGGACTCTTTTATGTAGGTTATGGCCATGGATCAATAGGTCAATGCGGACATACAACAATCTTCTTTGAAAATGTCTCAATGCTGGTTGCGAAAGCTGTGCAAGATTCAATAATGTATATTGGGCAAGAATCAAGTACTCGTTATCTAAATATGTCATTGCAGGCAACAAAAAATCCCGCCGGAACAATCTTCGGAGAAAATCTGCAAAAAGAAAGCATGGATTTCTATGAACAAATTCTTGCTGATCTTATTCCAGAGCTTACTGCACGTTTCCCAATGCCTGAACATAACGAAACTGATGTAGACAAAATACAGAGAAAAGTAACAGACTACAAAAAGAGTATCAAAGCAAAAGCATTTGATATTGCGCGAGGTTTCTTGCCAGCTGGAGTAACTACATATGTTAGTTGGCATACTAGCCTTCAAAATGCTAAGAAGCAATTGGATTACTTAACGCAACATCCTGTGGCTGAAGTATCTGTACTTGCAACACAAGCTATGCAAGCAATGAAAGAAGTGTACCCAGAAAGTTTTGGACACAAAGAACATCCAGAACAAACTGTCTATCTTGCTCATCTTGCTGGGAAATATGCTTATTGGGATTTAAAATATGATTCATTTTCTATTTTAAAGAATACGCTGAGCCCACATGAATTATGTCAATATGAAGAATTAATGACGAAACGACCTGAGTACGCCGAATTACCTTCTTTCTTAAATGAATGCGGACAAATTCGTGCAACATTCCCACTTGATTTTGGATCATTCCGGGATATGCAGCGGCATAGACCATGGGTAAATAAAATGCCTTTGCTGCATACTGATTTCGGATTTTTTGAATGGTATTTGGAACAGCTACCACAAGTACTTCGTAATAGAGCCGAAAAACATTTGGAGAAATTCGAAGCAAATCTCCAGGAAATAAAACTATCCCGAGAAGAGCTACAGAATTACATACTTATGGGTTATACGGTGCAAACACAAACAACTGGCGGATTGCCACAATATGTGTATGTTTGCGAATTACGTACAAAGCAAACAGTACATCCAACTTTCAGAAAACCTGAACAACAAATGGCCACATACCTACAAGAGTGGTTTAAGGAAAACGTTGGATTTGATCTCCCATTATATGTAAACATGGATACGGATGAATTCAGTACGAAACGCGGAACACAGGATATTGTGAAGAAAGAAGTTATATAG
- a CDS encoding DUF1599 domain-containing protein — protein MKTNTDAQYKEQFDLAQSIFESKLGDYNASFLWYRPSSLTDKLFIKANRIRSLQIQKEQLVEGKGNSIKDEFQGILNYAICSLMQLEIGNTIIPESVSKEKILASFKKYRQAILELMQKKNHDYGEAWRQMRIPSITDEILVKIIRIRQMESNGSGSSEGIDQNYMDIANYALFALILIEENK, from the coding sequence ATGAAAACTAATACGGATGCTCAGTACAAGGAACAATTTGACCTTGCTCAAAGTATTTTTGAATCAAAATTAGGTGACTATAATGCATCATTTCTTTGGTACCGGCCTTCATCTTTAACTGATAAATTGTTTATTAAAGCCAATCGAATCCGGTCATTGCAAATACAGAAAGAGCAATTGGTTGAAGGAAAAGGGAATTCGATCAAAGATGAATTTCAAGGTATTCTTAATTATGCTATCTGTAGTTTAATGCAGCTTGAAATTGGTAACACAATCATTCCTGAGTCAGTTAGTAAGGAAAAGATACTAGCTTCATTTAAAAAATATCGCCAAGCAATCCTCGAATTAATGCAAAAGAAAAATCATGATTATGGTGAAGCGTGGCGACAGATGAGAATACCGAGTATAACAGACGAAATTTTGGTAAAGATTATCCGTATTCGACAAATGGAATCTAATGGGTCGGGTAGCTCAGAAGGGATCGACCAAAATTATATGGATATAGCTAATTATGCACTTTTCGCACTTATTTTAATTGAAGAAAACAAATAG
- a CDS encoding 2'-deoxycytidine 5'-triphosphate deaminase: MKTKELRLIEDGHGALPYQTINAMKEAYFIRNSKVTPGPASLDLVLSEECYKIKRVIFPKPGESVYKLIKNEMGGVRHKGGTLIPGEKYLVLHEEMFNFPSQIYGYANPKSTTGRTFLHARLLADSVAQYDSIPHGWSGQHWNLLRPQVFPISYVPGKDSASQLRIMTSDTRLSELEIMSLQFKFHMLKNQYDEPVLDGGFLTGGGDHGYILFSVDCLGHDETDIIGYEAKKAKTEVPLGGISCLSWEKYFEPIKKAKYIELDPDKFYILSTPERISIPPGFAAEVKAIDERFGEFRTHYAGFFDPGFGYCFDDQTLGNTMTLEVRVYEKTCLYHGQPIVSLQFEQMADIPSQLYAQTSGTYAKQIGARLAKQFIL; this comes from the coding sequence ATGAAAACAAAAGAATTAAGGCTTATTGAGGATGGTCATGGAGCTTTGCCGTACCAGACTATAAATGCAATGAAAGAAGCATATTTCATACGAAATTCAAAAGTAACACCTGGGCCAGCATCTCTTGATCTGGTATTAAGTGAAGAGTGCTATAAAATCAAAAGAGTAATATTTCCTAAGCCAGGAGAAAGTGTGTACAAGCTTATAAAAAATGAAATGGGTGGTGTACGTCATAAAGGTGGCACGCTTATTCCAGGGGAAAAGTATCTAGTGTTACATGAAGAAATGTTTAATTTTCCAAGTCAGATTTACGGATATGCAAATCCTAAGTCTACAACCGGCAGAACATTTCTTCATGCCAGATTACTTGCAGATAGTGTTGCTCAATATGATTCAATTCCACATGGGTGGTCTGGTCAGCATTGGAATTTATTACGACCCCAAGTATTTCCAATATCATATGTACCAGGCAAGGATTCAGCTAGTCAGTTGCGTATAATGACAAGTGATACTCGACTCTCAGAGCTTGAGATTATGTCACTGCAGTTTAAATTTCACATGCTGAAAAATCAGTACGATGAACCAGTGCTTGATGGAGGTTTTCTTACAGGCGGTGGAGATCATGGGTACATTCTTTTCTCGGTTGATTGCTTGGGTCATGATGAAACAGATATTATTGGGTATGAAGCAAAGAAAGCAAAAACAGAAGTTCCTTTGGGAGGTATAAGTTGTTTGTCATGGGAAAAATATTTTGAGCCAATTAAAAAAGCAAAATATATTGAACTTGACCCAGATAAATTCTACATCCTTTCCACACCTGAGCGTATTTCGATTCCGCCTGGATTTGCCGCAGAAGTAAAAGCAATCGATGAACGATTTGGGGAGTTTAGAACTCATTATGCTGGTTTTTTTGATCCTGGATTTGGATATTGCTTTGATGATCAAACATTGGGTAATACTATGACTTTGGAAGTTAGAGTCTATGAGAAAACCTGTTTATATCACGGACAACCAATTGTATCATTGCAATTTGAGCAAATGGCGGATATTCCAAGCCAATTATATGCTCAAACAAGCGGAACATATGCAAAGCAGATTGGTGCCAGACTCGCAAAACAATTCATACTCTAA
- the rplK gene encoding 50S ribosomal protein L11, with amino-acid sequence MAKKIIKKVKVRAMGAKATPAPPLGPTLGQAGINIGDFVQKFNAVTQEFAGETVTAHITVYEDRSYDFVVKTPPVAGLIMKAAGIEKGSGKPNTSKVGKITKEQVKQIAEKKMRDLNAKDLAGAMKIVEGSARSAGIDIVK; translated from the coding sequence ATGGCTAAAAAAATCATCAAAAAAGTAAAAGTTCGAGCAATGGGCGCCAAAGCGACTCCAGCACCACCTCTAGGCCCAACACTTGGCCAAGCGGGTATTAACATAGGAGACTTTGTGCAGAAATTTAATGCAGTTACTCAGGAATTTGCCGGGGAGACTGTGACAGCTCACATTACCGTCTATGAAGATCGCAGTTATGACTTTGTCGTCAAAACACCTCCTGTGGCCGGTCTTATCATGAAGGCAGCAGGTATCGAGAAAGGCTCAGGCAAACCAAATACCTCAAAGGTAGGCAAGATTACCAAAGAGCAGGTCAAGCAGATCGCTGAAAAGAAAATGAGGGACTTGAATGCTAAAGACCTCGCTGGTGCGATGAAAATCGTTGAAGGCTCAGCTCGGTCAGCAGGTATCGATATTGTAAAATAA
- the nusG gene encoding transcription termination/antitermination protein NusG, producing MSKQETLGTRNWYAIHTYSGYENAVMRNLLQRIESLGMHDKIFAVIVPTEKKIKIKGGKRVEVEEKVYPGYVLVDMIVTDDSWFVVRNTPRVTGFVGAGVNPVPLNQEEITALFGKMEGAKTAKHNINLDVGEIVRINDGPFKELEGRIDGIDHERGKIKVLVSMFGRETPVELDFLQVKKI from the coding sequence ATGTCAAAACAAGAAACATTAGGGACACGCAATTGGTACGCAATACATACGTATTCTGGCTATGAAAACGCAGTTATGCGTAATTTATTGCAGCGTATTGAATCACTCGGTATGCATGATAAGATTTTTGCGGTTATAGTGCCGACAGAAAAGAAAATCAAGATCAAAGGCGGCAAACGAGTCGAAGTTGAAGAAAAAGTCTATCCAGGATATGTACTTGTCGACATGATCGTGACTGATGACTCATGGTTTGTGGTTAGAAATACTCCTCGAGTTACTGGGTTCGTTGGTGCGGGTGTTAATCCTGTGCCACTAAATCAAGAAGAGATTACTGCACTATTCGGCAAGATGGAAGGCGCCAAGACTGCTAAACACAACATCAATCTCGATGTCGGTGAAATCGTTCGTATCAATGATGGACCGTTTAAAGAGCTTGAAGGCAGAATTGACGGTATTGACCATGAGCGAGGTAAGATTAAAGTCCTTGTTTCAATGTTCGGTCGCGAAACCCCAGTTGAACTTGATTTCTTGCAAGTCAAGAAGATTTAG
- the secE gene encoding preprotein translocase subunit SecE: MKIITYLRETKAELKHVIWPTRQQAILLTIAVLIISGILAYLLGLFDFLFSKGLETILPF; the protein is encoded by the coding sequence ATGAAAATTATCACCTATTTACGAGAAACAAAAGCAGAACTCAAACATGTTATTTGGCCAACCAGACAACAGGCAATTCTCTTAACTATTGCTGTCCTCATTATCTCTGGTATTTTAGCGTACCTCTTAGGTTTGTTTGACTTCTTGTTCTCAAAAGGATTAGAAACAATTCTTCCATTTTAA
- a CDS encoding SIMPL domain-containing protein (The SIMPL domain is named for its presence in mouse protein SIMPL (signalling molecule that associates with mouse pelle-like kinase). Bacterial member BP26, from Brucella, was shown to assemble into a channel-like structure, while YggE from E. coli has been associated with resistance to oxidative stress.), which yields MITIKHEEQKVLFYILTAGAVALVLFLFMQFLNTAKAYHYVGGVAGTTINVSGTGEVFAIPDIATIDFTVIEKANTISDAQSNATAREEKALAAVEALGILSTDVKTISYMANPVYETCYGYYDRGCPSNPKITGYEIRETLEVKVRDTGKAGDVIEALVRAGMTEIIGPNFTIDDDTALQAEARTNAINDAKAKADELAKELGVKIVGVVGFSESGNYPMPMYYAKGGMTMDSVANESQAPQLPAGENKITSSVTITYEIR from the coding sequence ATGATTACCATAAAACACGAAGAACAAAAAGTACTTTTTTATATCCTTACAGCTGGAGCTGTTGCTCTGGTATTGTTTCTTTTTATGCAGTTTCTTAATACCGCCAAAGCTTATCACTATGTAGGCGGGGTTGCAGGAACAACAATTAATGTCTCTGGCACTGGAGAAGTATTTGCAATTCCTGACATTGCAACTATTGATTTTACTGTTATTGAAAAAGCAAATACTATTAGTGACGCACAAAGCAATGCAACTGCACGAGAAGAAAAAGCTTTAGCAGCAGTGGAAGCGCTTGGCATTTTATCGACTGATGTTAAAACTATAAGTTACATGGCCAACCCAGTCTATGAGACATGCTATGGCTACTATGATCGGGGGTGTCCTTCAAATCCAAAAATTACAGGCTATGAAATCCGAGAGACACTCGAAGTTAAGGTTCGTGATACAGGCAAAGCAGGCGATGTTATTGAAGCATTGGTTAGAGCAGGTATGACAGAAATAATTGGTCCAAATTTTACTATTGATGATGATACAGCTCTTCAGGCAGAAGCTCGTACTAATGCTATCAATGACGCTAAAGCCAAAGCCGACGAACTTGCCAAAGAATTAGGTGTAAAAATTGTCGGCGTAGTTGGTTTTAGTGAATCCGGCAATTATCCAATGCCTATGTACTATGCCAAAGGAGGTATGACTATGGATAGTGTTGCCAATGAATCTCAGGCACCACAGCTGCCAGCAGGTGAGAACAAAATAACCTCAAGCGTAACGATTACCTACGAAATTCGATAA
- a CDS encoding two pore domain potassium channel family protein — protein MIVRFTRTMRDVLRDRELRSLLTFLVILLISGSIFYHFVEHWKYLDALYFSVTTLSTVGAGGQLVPSTDAAKIFTIIYVFLGIGTMLRFIVALSGHAKREGAVQTLLGVDPYAETKKFFQSTKPKAPVDSVSNVHV, from the coding sequence ATGATTGTGCGCTTTACGAGAACGATGCGAGATGTATTGCGTGATCGAGAGCTTCGGAGCTTACTGACATTTTTAGTTATACTTTTAATTTCAGGCTCAATATTTTACCATTTTGTCGAGCATTGGAAATATTTGGATGCGTTATATTTTAGTGTTACCACACTTTCAACTGTCGGCGCCGGGGGGCAATTGGTACCAAGTACTGATGCTGCTAAAATATTTACTATCATCTATGTATTTTTAGGGATTGGGACAATGCTTCGGTTTATTGTAGCTCTTTCTGGTCACGCGAAACGGGAAGGTGCAGTGCAAACTTTGCTTGGAGTTGATCCATACGCAGAAACAAAGAAATTCTTTCAAAGCACAAAGCCTAAGGCTCCCGTTGATAGTGTTAGCAATGTGCATGTATAA
- a CDS encoding FKBP-type peptidyl-prolyl cis-trans isomerase yields MSACAIMGILIILAIAIGMHKRSSSIEDTTNQSNTLDMQETTTASGLRYTIIKEGTGAIAASGQTVSVSYVGMLEDGTIFDASANHGGAFDFPLGAHQVIAGWDEGVAGMKVGEERKLVIPGNLAYGPSGIPGTIPPNATLIFDVTLLAIK; encoded by the coding sequence ATGAGTGCGTGTGCTATTATGGGTATTCTTATTATTTTAGCGATTGCTATTGGTATGCATAAGCGTTCATCCTCAATTGAGGATACTACCAATCAATCAAATACTTTAGATATGCAAGAAACAACAACTGCAAGTGGTCTTAGATATACCATTATAAAAGAAGGCACTGGCGCTATAGCAGCAAGCGGCCAGACTGTCTCTGTTTCATATGTTGGTATGCTCGAAGATGGAACAATATTTGACGCTAGTGCCAATCACGGAGGGGCGTTTGATTTTCCTTTAGGTGCGCATCAGGTGATTGCAGGTTGGGATGAGGGTGTTGCCGGTATGAAAGTTGGTGAAGAGCGCAAGCTTGTTATTCCAGGCAATTTAGCTTATGGTCCGTCAGGTATTCCGGGGACTATTCCTCCGAATGCTACACTTATTTTTGATGTGACATTGCTTGCGATTAAGTAA